A window from Chloroflexota bacterium encodes these proteins:
- a CDS encoding 3-oxoacyl-ACP reductase FabG, which produces MRLSGKVAVVTGAGSGIGRGICLRFAEEGAKIVAADYQEKGNEETARLVRERGGDAVTVTADVSKRADVQRIFAKAMERHKGYDILVNNAGILTSGSILELTEEAWDRVIAVNLKSMFLCTQEAARYWVANKRQGKIVNLGSVNSEFAVPGHPHYCASKGGVKMFTRAVALELAPYGINVNAIGPGGTQTMISPNFSKPEVVEQIAKGVPLGRMAQPRDMANLALFLASEDAAYITGQLIFSDGGRTARLG; this is translated from the coding sequence ATGCGCCTGAGCGGGAAGGTCGCGGTTGTGACGGGGGCGGGGAGCGGGATCGGGCGGGGGATCTGCCTGCGGTTCGCGGAGGAGGGGGCGAAGATCGTCGCGGCCGATTATCAGGAGAAGGGGAATGAGGAGACGGCGCGGCTGGTGCGGGAGCGGGGCGGCGACGCGGTGACGGTGACGGCGGACGTTTCCAAGCGCGCCGATGTGCAGCGCATCTTCGCGAAGGCGATGGAGCGGCACAAGGGTTACGACATCCTGGTGAACAACGCAGGCATCCTGACGAGCGGCAGCATCCTGGAGCTGACGGAGGAGGCATGGGACCGGGTGATCGCGGTGAACCTGAAGAGCATGTTTCTCTGCACGCAGGAGGCGGCGCGGTACTGGGTGGCGAATAAGCGGCAGGGGAAGATCGTGAACCTTGGGTCGGTAAACTCCGAGTTCGCGGTGCCGGGTCACCCGCACTACTGCGCCTCCAAGGGCGGGGTGAAGATGTTCACGCGGGCGGTGGCGCTGGAGCTTGCGCCGTATGGGATCAATGTGAACGCCATCGGCCCTGGGGGAACGCAGACGATGATCTCGCCGAACTTCTCCAAGCCGGAGGTGGTGGAGCAGATCGCGAAGGGGGTGCCGCTGGGGCGCATGGCGCAGCCGCGTGACATGGCGAACCTGGCGCTGTTCCTGGCGTCAGAGGATGCGGCCTATATCACAGGGCAATTGATCTTTTCAGATGGGGGAAGGACGGCGCGGCTGGGGTAG
- a CDS encoding RidA family protein yields the protein MARNHIQVKPEKFPWLDLNRYTFSMGVEHKGVAYISGQTGSAYDAESRSVLCKGDIVEQTKIAWEKIGVILQAAGMAYTDIVRTVDYVVPRGFPLYSKTGDVRRQFLGKSPVASTGVLVHSLLRPDALIEIQAIAVKGGKEVVIPAGPEYERFKDLTYAPAVKAGGKLFFSGVVELEPTTAENQAKACYTRIDKTLQAAGASYTNVVHIVDYVAPMTVEHYEAMAAVRQAHFGDSRPSVNAAVFHGILNPRGHLEVDVIASLTGKREEILVPGWEQSYQKLRSVPAVRMGNLVYFSSQASIDHTTGKTVVANYDLGAQARQAYQNLRQVCSAAGVSMDDIAYTLELVPPTVMGDVRVLGQVRREYFGASFPAATGLIIHQNMRTNTIFSVAAVALA from the coding sequence ATGGCCCGCAATCACATCCAAGTGAAACCAGAGAAATTCCCATGGCTCGACCTCAACCGATATACGTTCTCGATGGGGGTCGAGCACAAGGGTGTCGCGTATATCTCCGGGCAGACAGGCAGCGCCTACGATGCCGAGTCCCGGAGTGTTCTTTGCAAAGGCGACATCGTGGAGCAGACGAAGATAGCGTGGGAGAAAATCGGCGTCATCCTTCAAGCCGCCGGGATGGCATACACGGACATCGTGCGAACAGTGGACTACGTTGTACCCAGGGGCTTCCCTCTGTATAGCAAAACCGGCGATGTGCGGCGGCAATTCCTCGGGAAGAGCCCCGTCGCTTCCACGGGGGTCCTGGTCCATAGCCTCCTTAGGCCCGATGCCCTTATCGAGATTCAAGCGATCGCAGTCAAAGGGGGAAAAGAAGTCGTCATACCCGCGGGGCCCGAATACGAGCGATTCAAGGATCTAACGTATGCTCCGGCCGTGAAGGCGGGAGGCAAGCTCTTCTTTTCTGGAGTCGTTGAGCTTGAGCCGACAACGGCAGAGAATCAGGCGAAGGCCTGCTACACACGCATTGACAAGACGCTGCAGGCAGCAGGAGCATCCTACACGAACGTGGTCCACATCGTGGACTACGTGGCTCCGATGACGGTTGAGCATTATGAAGCCATGGCCGCGGTCCGTCAGGCGCATTTCGGGGATAGCCGCCCCTCGGTCAACGCCGCGGTCTTCCACGGCATCCTGAATCCGAGAGGTCACCTAGAAGTAGATGTCATCGCATCCCTCACGGGCAAACGCGAAGAGATCCTGGTCCCTGGCTGGGAGCAGAGCTATCAAAAGCTCCGGTCCGTCCCAGCCGTACGGATGGGCAACTTGGTTTACTTTTCTTCGCAGGCCTCTATTGACCATACGACCGGCAAGACGGTAGTCGCTAACTACGACCTCGGAGCTCAAGCACGACAGGCATACCAGAACCTCCGGCAAGTCTGCTCGGCTGCGGGCGTCTCCATGGATGACATCGCCTACACGCTGGAACTGGTCCCTCCCACAGTCATGGGCGATGTTCGCGTTTTAGGGCAAGTGCGCCGTGAATATTTCGGAGCGAGCTTCCCAGCCGCCACCGGCCTCATCATCCACCAGAACATGAGGACAAACACCATCTTTTCAGTAGCCGCAGTGGCGCTCGCCTAA
- a CDS encoding CoA transferase, which translates to MRRSAHHSLPTAPLSGLRVVEIADFVAGPYACRLLADAGADVIKIEPPTGDSSRSRGPFPGRTPGPNSSILFHYLNRGKRGLILDCSERQNRPRILELLNDADVLLLDAPASTIDRLNLRYAELASVNPRLIVSILTPFGLTGSKRTYLGDDLITVSAGGLAFASPGLPDMPRDPYEEPPLRANTHIGEYTAGIQAATAVFAGLARRDITGQGCELDISKQEAVAAIMTWEIAHASHLTPKRRNPEVFGSQPNAYLPCKDGYVVVAAFLDHHWRSLVRVMGRPDWGASEVFATSADRARNWDALEPLLLEWTTAHTGEEIAKLAQVHGVPCFPAYGIGQMVDSPQTRSRGFIRKDRLTDGSRVLLPGNPIRVNARRGSTAGLSAPPGNAFSFIPREAATDPWTQRTSAGQAVHPASRDPRKPLAGIRILDFGQLIAVPYATQALAWLGAEVLLVENPEKLTLRGLPPYAEAQPGVNRSGGFNLLNTNKQSICLDLGEARDLQIARELVAVSDVVVENFSFGIMERLGLPYKAARALRPDLIFLSLTAFGRSGPMRNFVGFHSVINLYSGLASVTGYPGGHPRILGAFFPDYFSGCYCVLAILAALRLRARTGRGQFIELAMTEALATVIPEAIAAYGLNYHEPTLVGNKERGKTPHGIYRCAGAQRWVAISIGGNGQWEAFCRSTGHPEWMADPRFRDPEARERNAAELDAVIESWTSPQPAEAAEELLQRAGVPATVVFDSADLISDRHLLQRHFIADVFHPEIGRRRMGTTPWLLNGERPPEFKAAPLLGQHTELIRKSLLQGLPAEKDPLLRATPAEHAPR; encoded by the coding sequence ATGCGTCGCAGCGCACACCACTCACTGCCAACCGCTCCATTGAGCGGCCTCCGCGTCGTTGAGATTGCCGATTTCGTGGCCGGACCTTACGCCTGCCGCCTCCTGGCCGATGCCGGAGCCGATGTCATCAAAATTGAACCGCCAACGGGTGATAGCTCCCGTTCCCGAGGCCCATTTCCGGGCCGGACGCCGGGACCGAATTCAAGCATCCTCTTTCACTACCTCAATCGAGGGAAGCGAGGTCTGATTCTTGATTGCTCCGAGCGGCAGAACCGCCCCCGGATACTCGAGCTCCTCAACGATGCAGACGTGCTGCTGCTTGATGCCCCGGCATCCACGATAGACCGGCTCAATCTCCGCTACGCAGAGCTTGCGTCAGTTAATCCCAGGCTCATTGTCTCCATACTGACGCCCTTCGGATTAACGGGCTCTAAGCGAACGTATCTCGGCGACGACCTGATCACCGTGAGCGCCGGCGGACTCGCCTTTGCGTCCCCGGGATTGCCTGATATGCCCCGGGACCCCTATGAGGAGCCGCCGCTCCGTGCGAACACCCATATCGGCGAGTACACCGCCGGCATCCAGGCCGCCACGGCAGTTTTTGCGGGGCTGGCGCGCAGAGATATCACCGGACAGGGGTGCGAGCTCGATATCAGCAAGCAGGAAGCCGTAGCGGCCATCATGACCTGGGAGATCGCCCACGCATCCCACCTTACGCCTAAACGGCGGAATCCTGAGGTTTTTGGCAGTCAGCCGAACGCGTACCTTCCGTGCAAGGACGGCTATGTTGTCGTTGCCGCCTTTCTGGACCACCACTGGCGCAGCCTGGTCAGGGTCATGGGCCGGCCCGATTGGGGAGCGTCAGAGGTCTTTGCCACCTCCGCCGACCGCGCGCGAAACTGGGACGCCCTTGAGCCGCTGCTCCTCGAGTGGACAACGGCGCACACCGGCGAAGAGATCGCCAAACTCGCCCAAGTGCACGGCGTGCCCTGCTTCCCGGCGTACGGGATCGGCCAGATGGTAGATTCGCCGCAAACCAGATCCCGAGGCTTCATAAGAAAAGATCGCCTGACCGATGGAAGCCGGGTGCTGCTGCCGGGCAACCCGATACGCGTGAACGCTCGCCGGGGGAGCACCGCCGGCCTGTCGGCTCCACCCGGAAACGCCTTCAGCTTCATCCCCAGAGAGGCAGCAACTGACCCATGGACGCAGCGGACGAGCGCTGGTCAGGCTGTCCACCCCGCTTCTCGGGACCCGCGCAAGCCGCTTGCCGGCATCCGCATCCTCGATTTCGGACAGCTCATCGCCGTCCCGTACGCTACGCAGGCGCTCGCATGGCTCGGAGCCGAAGTGCTGCTCGTGGAGAACCCTGAGAAGCTGACACTGCGAGGGCTTCCCCCCTACGCTGAGGCACAGCCTGGGGTGAATCGGAGCGGCGGCTTCAATCTGCTGAATACGAACAAGCAGAGTATCTGCCTGGATTTGGGCGAGGCGAGAGACCTGCAAATCGCCCGCGAGCTCGTAGCTGTTAGCGACGTGGTTGTAGAAAACTTCTCGTTTGGCATCATGGAACGCCTAGGCCTGCCGTACAAAGCAGCCCGGGCGCTCCGGCCTGATCTTATCTTCCTCTCGCTGACAGCATTCGGGCGCAGCGGGCCCATGCGCAACTTTGTGGGCTTCCACAGCGTGATCAACCTGTACAGCGGGTTGGCCTCTGTGACTGGATACCCGGGAGGGCATCCCCGCATTCTCGGGGCCTTCTTCCCGGACTACTTCAGTGGCTGCTATTGCGTGCTCGCTATATTGGCAGCCCTCCGGCTGCGCGCCCGCACAGGCCGGGGACAGTTCATTGAGCTCGCCATGACGGAAGCCCTGGCGACTGTTATCCCCGAAGCCATCGCCGCCTACGGGCTGAACTATCACGAGCCGACGCTCGTGGGCAACAAGGAAAGGGGAAAGACACCTCACGGCATCTATCGGTGCGCCGGAGCGCAGCGATGGGTCGCCATCTCCATCGGCGGCAACGGTCAGTGGGAAGCCTTCTGCCGCTCCACGGGCCATCCCGAATGGATGGCCGACCCACGCTTCCGCGACCCCGAAGCGCGGGAACGCAACGCAGCCGAGTTGGATGCCGTCATCGAGTCTTGGACCAGCCCACAGCCGGCGGAGGCGGCAGAAGAGCTTCTACAGAGGGCAGGCGTTCCTGCAACGGTGGTCTTCGACTCGGCGGACCTCATCTCGGACCGTCACCTCCTGCAGCGCCACTTCATCGCCGATGTTTTTCACCCGGAAATCGGAAGGCGCCGCATGGGCACCACGCCATGGCTCCTCAATGGCGAGCGCCCTCCCGAATTCAAGGCTGCGCCCCTCTTGGGTCAGCACACCGAGTTGATACGCAAAAGCCTGCTGCAGGGACTCCCCGCTGAGAAGGATCCCCTGCTAAGAGCCACGCCCGCAGAACACGCACCACGGTAG
- a CDS encoding amidase, producing MTSSDVTSWSIRDLAAAIQRRQVSVLEVTQAFLRRIEQVEPRVHAIITVTADDAVAAAKAADQEIARYGYRGMLHGIPIGLKDLFATKTIRTTSGSKIFADYVPAEDASVVSRLRQAGAIIVAKLMMTEFAFGEQGRNQHYGDVHNPWDLARIPGGSSTGSAASVAAGECAISLGSDTGGSIRVPAALCGLVGLKPTFGLVSRFGMTPLSWSLDHPGPLSKSVEGIAAALEVIAGEDPRDETTKGARPENYLRSLFGGINGMRLGVPREYIWDFIDPEIEATVRRAFSRLEDLGATLIEVSIPHLDEMSLVMSTIIPAEAAAVHRQLVLSRGSDYDRITRMHVESGLFISAADYCKAQQARHALSQEVETALSGVDALVMPTVPVAAPRYDSPIITLGATEFRVRFLLSRITRVFNPGGWPAVTVPCGYTAEQLPVGIQIVGRRFTDALILRIAYTYEQALGWHNLIPSL from the coding sequence GTGACGTCCTCCGATGTGACCAGCTGGTCAATCCGGGACCTCGCAGCGGCCATACAAAGGCGGCAGGTATCGGTCCTTGAAGTGACCCAGGCTTTCCTCCGCCGAATCGAACAGGTGGAGCCTAGGGTCCACGCTATCATCACCGTGACAGCCGACGATGCCGTTGCAGCCGCAAAAGCGGCCGATCAGGAAATCGCCCGGTATGGCTACCGCGGGATGCTCCATGGCATCCCCATAGGACTGAAAGATCTCTTCGCCACAAAAACGATACGAACGACATCGGGTTCCAAGATCTTCGCAGATTACGTTCCGGCGGAGGACGCTTCGGTCGTATCTCGCCTCCGTCAAGCAGGAGCCATCATCGTCGCTAAACTCATGATGACCGAATTCGCCTTCGGCGAGCAGGGGCGGAACCAGCATTACGGCGATGTGCACAACCCCTGGGACCTTGCACGCATACCCGGCGGCTCCAGCACAGGTTCTGCCGCATCGGTTGCCGCAGGCGAGTGCGCCATCTCGCTCGGGAGCGATACCGGCGGCTCTATTCGAGTTCCTGCCGCTCTCTGCGGCCTTGTAGGTCTCAAACCGACCTTTGGCCTTGTGAGCCGCTTCGGCATGACACCCCTCTCCTGGTCTCTTGATCACCCGGGGCCTCTCTCCAAGTCAGTGGAGGGCATTGCAGCAGCTTTGGAGGTTATCGCAGGCGAAGACCCCCGCGATGAAACGACCAAAGGAGCACGCCCGGAAAACTACCTGAGATCCTTATTCGGAGGCATCAACGGGATGCGGCTAGGCGTCCCCCGGGAATACATCTGGGACTTCATAGACCCTGAGATCGAAGCGACAGTGAGGCGTGCCTTTTCCCGGCTCGAAGACCTTGGCGCCACCCTGATAGAAGTCTCCATCCCTCACCTGGACGAAATGAGCCTGGTGATGAGCACCATTATCCCTGCAGAGGCCGCCGCAGTTCATCGGCAACTTGTTCTTTCTCGAGGAAGCGACTACGACCGCATCACGAGGATGCACGTGGAATCGGGCCTCTTCATCTCCGCTGCCGACTATTGCAAAGCCCAACAAGCCCGCCACGCCCTGAGCCAGGAGGTGGAAACGGCTCTTTCCGGTGTCGATGCCCTGGTCATGCCGACCGTTCCCGTCGCCGCACCCCGATACGATTCGCCGATCATCACCTTAGGCGCCACTGAGTTTCGGGTTCGATTCCTTCTTTCGCGCATCACGCGGGTCTTCAATCCCGGGGGATGGCCTGCGGTTACCGTTCCCTGCGGATATACCGCAGAGCAGCTGCCGGTCGGCATTCAGATCGTCGGCAGGCGGTTCACCGATGCTCTCATCCTCCGCATCGCATATACATACGAGCAGGCTTTGGGCTGGCATAACCTCATTCCCTCTCTCTAG
- a CDS encoding CoA transferase, which produces MTPSGACKSMRQPYADFLKGIRIVDFSRALAGPSCTRLMADLGAEVIKVEPPTGDQTRTFAYQRNGRSGYFIQQNLGKHGLSIDLRKEAGKALALELISIADVVVESFRPGVMARLSLDYPRLRHVNPSVVLCSISAFGQYGPYADRRGGDYNIQALSGMMSLNGHPDGPPMWTGNAYSDTTTGLHAFGATMAALYRRLQTGIGEHIDVALLDCSLWHQELSFQQYLLSEGKMLQLRAGSGRTDNAPVNVYKGRDGHMVLAAMSESAWKTLCEAMEFPMLVTDSRFSSKALRIQNVAALDHVIERWICTFPSVDDAIERLLSRGLVCGRVRTIPEIAADLNTDAREMLVEVPDPAFDKPLRVMNSPMRFSASSAYPRGHAPLLGESAASIPTQLLGYTSREVLQLLGEGVLTVEERAAPQVMKELEAGERGPGQ; this is translated from the coding sequence ATGACTCCTAGCGGAGCCTGCAAATCCATGCGCCAGCCATACGCTGACTTTCTCAAGGGTATCCGGATCGTTGACTTTTCACGCGCATTGGCGGGGCCAAGCTGCACGCGCCTTATGGCTGACCTTGGCGCTGAAGTGATTAAAGTCGAGCCCCCCACCGGCGATCAGACAAGGACCTTTGCATATCAGCGGAACGGGCGCAGCGGCTATTTCATCCAGCAGAATCTCGGCAAGCACGGTCTTTCGATTGACCTTCGGAAAGAGGCCGGGAAGGCCCTGGCACTGGAGTTGATCTCCATCGCAGATGTGGTTGTGGAGAGTTTTCGCCCCGGCGTGATGGCACGCCTGAGCCTGGATTATCCCCGCCTTCGACATGTGAATCCCTCGGTGGTCTTGTGCTCCATCTCCGCCTTTGGCCAATATGGGCCGTACGCCGACCGCCGAGGAGGCGATTACAACATCCAAGCGCTCAGCGGCATGATGTCCCTTAACGGACATCCGGACGGCCCTCCCATGTGGACGGGGAATGCCTACTCCGATACCACAACCGGGCTGCACGCATTTGGAGCGACCATGGCTGCGCTCTACCGGCGCCTTCAGACGGGCATCGGCGAACATATTGATGTCGCGCTGCTGGATTGCTCGCTCTGGCATCAAGAGCTCTCTTTCCAGCAGTATCTCTTGAGCGAAGGCAAGATGCTGCAGTTGCGCGCAGGCAGCGGAAGAACGGACAACGCTCCCGTGAATGTCTACAAGGGCCGGGACGGCCATATGGTGCTCGCGGCAATGAGCGAAAGCGCATGGAAGACGCTTTGCGAGGCCATGGAGTTTCCGATGCTTGTAACGGATTCCCGGTTCAGTTCCAAGGCCCTTCGCATCCAAAATGTCGCGGCTTTGGACCACGTTATCGAGCGGTGGATCTGTACCTTCCCTTCGGTTGATGATGCCATCGAACGGCTTCTGAGCCGAGGCCTGGTCTGCGGCCGCGTGCGAACGATTCCCGAGATAGCGGCTGACTTGAATACCGATGCGAGAGAGATGCTGGTGGAGGTGCCGGACCCGGCATTCGACAAGCCTCTGCGCGTCATGAATTCCCCTATGCGCTTCTCCGCCTCCTCAGCATATCCCCGGGGGCACGCTCCACTCTTGGGTGAAAGCGCCGCTTCTATCCCCACGCAATTGCTCGGCTATACCTCCAGGGAGGTTCTCCAACTACTCGGGGAAGGGGTGCTGACTGTTGAGGAGCGCGCCGCACCTCAAGTAATGAAGGAATTGGAAGCGGGAGAAAGGGGGCCCGGTCAATGA
- a CDS encoding LLM class flavin-dependent oxidoreductase, whose product MATADLGAVLPTLSTYWHELGQAAHAAEEAGLRYIFCNEQPGSDAMTGAQALIAGTSRAHIGTSVANIYLRHPYLMARSAAMLQALSKGRFILGLGTSHDAINRPKGLGSPHPIRDMDAYVGAVRSQLAREESTPIWLGALRQQMTQLAGGLADGVIFHLVPVGLLRKSVAVLRAAEANANRSGRVHVAAYARIAISSDLAHARARARNMLAFYLRFPAYQALFSAQGFAGDVEAWTRAGTASGPIAPEEAISDSLIDATCIVGSEGRCVERIQEYQAAGVEILLLAPVPEERASLSRLFTPAFRLARRLQQ is encoded by the coding sequence ATGGCGACGGCAGATCTCGGCGCCGTGCTGCCGACGCTATCCACATACTGGCATGAGCTTGGTCAGGCCGCTCATGCGGCTGAAGAGGCTGGGCTGCGGTATATCTTTTGTAATGAGCAACCTGGGAGCGACGCTATGACCGGCGCACAGGCGCTCATCGCCGGAACCAGCAGAGCGCACATCGGAACCAGTGTAGCGAACATCTATCTGAGGCATCCCTACTTGATGGCCCGCTCTGCGGCGATGCTGCAAGCGCTCTCAAAGGGCAGATTCATCCTCGGGCTTGGCACAAGTCACGACGCTATCAACCGACCCAAAGGACTAGGCTCCCCCCACCCTATCCGGGATATGGACGCATATGTTGGGGCGGTGCGCTCGCAGCTTGCTCGGGAGGAATCCACACCGATATGGCTCGGAGCGCTGCGGCAACAGATGACCCAACTGGCCGGCGGACTTGCAGATGGCGTGATTTTCCATCTTGTCCCCGTGGGTTTGCTGCGGAAGTCCGTCGCTGTCCTCCGCGCGGCAGAGGCGAACGCAAACCGGTCAGGGAGAGTGCATGTGGCGGCGTATGCCCGAATCGCCATTTCGAGCGACCTCGCGCATGCCAGGGCGAGAGCGCGGAATATGCTTGCATTCTACCTGCGCTTCCCAGCCTATCAGGCACTCTTTTCTGCGCAGGGCTTCGCAGGAGACGTGGAAGCGTGGACACGGGCAGGGACGGCTTCCGGCCCAATCGCCCCAGAGGAGGCCATCAGCGACTCATTGATTGACGCCACCTGCATCGTAGGTTCCGAAGGACGTTGTGTAGAGCGGATCCAGGAGTATCAGGCTGCCGGAGTTGAGATCCTGCTCCTTGCGCCTGTGCCTGAGGAGAGGGCTTCACTCAGCCGCCTGTTTACCCCTGCCTTTCGCTTAGCGAGGCGACTACAACAGTAA
- a CDS encoding enoyl-CoA hydratase (Catalyzes the reversible hydration of unsaturated fatty acyl-CoA to beta-hydroxyacyl-CoA), which translates to MDYQTIAYSTVGPVAVITLNRPEVRNAQNELLKEELDAALHRADAEEAIRVIILKGAGSNFSAGHDMKQFPKDPTAFGAADPRKWFEGDTEKFRQFVYKVLRLFLNVHYTKKPTIAQVHGHVIAGGWVLASMCDLIIASDDTTIADPVVRMGSAGVEAIVEPWDVGPRRAKELLWTGDSISADEAWRLGMVNRVVPAAKLDEETMRLAQKIALSPPGTVQATKRSINHALDLMGWRASHEFHTELWVANNLSDEHKRLHAERESMGLREFIRRRDQPFQKR; encoded by the coding sequence ATGGACTATCAGACCATCGCATACAGCACCGTCGGCCCTGTTGCTGTTATCACGCTCAATCGCCCCGAGGTGCGCAATGCGCAAAACGAGCTTCTGAAAGAGGAGCTTGATGCTGCTTTGCATCGGGCTGATGCGGAAGAGGCTATCCGAGTCATAATCCTAAAGGGGGCCGGCTCGAACTTTTCCGCCGGACACGATATGAAGCAGTTCCCAAAGGACCCGACCGCCTTTGGGGCCGCCGATCCCAGGAAGTGGTTTGAGGGGGATACGGAAAAATTCCGTCAGTTCGTCTACAAGGTGCTCCGCCTCTTTCTGAATGTGCACTACACCAAAAAGCCGACAATCGCCCAGGTTCACGGCCATGTCATCGCCGGCGGGTGGGTTTTGGCTTCCATGTGCGACCTGATCATCGCTTCTGACGACACTACCATCGCAGACCCGGTGGTGCGGATGGGTTCGGCGGGCGTTGAAGCGATTGTGGAGCCTTGGGATGTGGGTCCGCGGAGAGCCAAGGAGCTCTTGTGGACCGGCGATTCAATCTCGGCTGACGAGGCCTGGCGGCTCGGTATGGTAAACCGGGTTGTTCCGGCGGCGAAACTTGACGAAGAGACGATGAGACTCGCGCAGAAGATAGCGCTCTCGCCCCCTGGAACGGTACAGGCAACAAAGCGCTCCATCAATCATGCCCTTGATCTGATGGGGTGGCGCGCGAGCCACGAATTCCATACAGAGTTGTGGGTGGCGAACAACCTTAGCGATGAGCACAAACGGCTCCACGCTGAGAGGGAGAGCATGGGCCTCCGTGAATTCATCAGGCGGCGAGATCAGCCGTTCCAGAAGCGCTAG
- a CDS encoding enoyl-CoA hydratase (Catalyzes the reversible hydration of unsaturated fatty acyl-CoA to beta-hydroxyacyl-CoA) → MSTNGSTLRGRAWASVNSSGGEISRSRSASGGATMAYRTIRYETAGPIAVVTLNRPQALNAQNQDMKEELAEAFNVAARSDSVRVAVLRAEGRAFSSGHDLKSFPRDPEALGGPSSDKWFEGDSAKVRDLFYEAITLKCLAIHDFKKPLIAQVHGYCVAGGWLLASMCDIIIAADDARFRDPVVLMAAGGLELLVEPWDVGVRKAKELMWTGDYMDAQEALRLGFVNRVVPRARLETEVMTLASRIAMMPPVTVQAVKRSVNHMLDLKGWRRSHADHFEIWSSCMVSDEHKAGHEGMAAGTLKQFIRKRDEPYERMT, encoded by the coding sequence ATGAGCACAAACGGCTCCACGCTGAGAGGGAGAGCATGGGCCTCCGTGAATTCATCAGGCGGCGAGATCAGCCGTTCCAGAAGCGCTAGCGGAGGGGCGACGATGGCATACCGAACAATTCGTTATGAGACAGCAGGCCCGATAGCCGTAGTGACGCTCAATCGGCCCCAGGCACTGAATGCGCAGAATCAGGATATGAAGGAAGAGCTTGCCGAGGCCTTCAACGTTGCTGCGAGGAGCGATAGCGTCCGTGTAGCGGTCCTGCGCGCTGAAGGCAGAGCCTTCTCTTCCGGCCATGACCTTAAGAGTTTCCCGCGCGACCCGGAGGCGCTCGGCGGACCTTCAAGCGACAAGTGGTTCGAAGGGGACTCGGCTAAGGTGCGTGACCTCTTCTATGAAGCGATTACCCTGAAGTGTCTGGCTATCCACGATTTCAAGAAGCCTCTCATCGCCCAGGTTCATGGGTACTGCGTTGCAGGCGGATGGCTTCTTGCCTCGATGTGCGACATCATCATCGCAGCTGATGACGCCCGCTTTCGAGACCCTGTGGTGCTCATGGCCGCCGGCGGCCTTGAGCTTCTGGTGGAGCCCTGGGACGTCGGCGTGCGCAAGGCCAAGGAGTTGATGTGGACCGGGGACTACATGGATGCCCAGGAAGCCCTGCGCCTTGGATTTGTGAACAGGGTGGTGCCGCGCGCGAGGCTTGAGACGGAGGTGATGACGCTTGCAAGCCGGATCGCGATGATGCCTCCGGTCACCGTCCAGGCGGTGAAGCGATCGGTGAATCATATGCTGGACTTGAAGGGATGGCGTCGGTCTCATGCCGATCACTTCGAGATCTGGTCGTCCTGCATGGTGAGCGATGAGCATAAGGCCGGCCATGAGGGGATGGCAGCCGGTACGCTCAAGCAGTTCATCAGAAAGCGGGACGAGCCGTATGAGCGGATGACGTGA
- a CDS encoding isochorismatase family protein, producing MGLHFLQPDAEIAYIRTSLTANDGLGESDKAFYQKGIRPALLVIDLQRGYVSPEQKPWVRGQPPELQEIVDGAIAQTARLIRTARAAGIPIFYTGDRFLPDGSDCGIRGEKFPSLGQYMRAGQPWVEIDPRVAPARGEPIVWKQAASGFFGTYLVPMLVQKGIDTCIITGCATSGCVRATALDAVSANFRTVVVEEGVCDKNLWAHKASLFDIWKYIATVAPADEVAAWMTEASKKHS from the coding sequence ATGGGACTTCACTTCCTCCAGCCAGATGCGGAAATCGCATACATCCGGACATCCCTGACCGCCAATGATGGCCTCGGTGAGTCCGATAAGGCGTTCTACCAGAAGGGCATACGCCCGGCGCTGCTTGTTATAGACCTGCAGCGCGGCTACGTTTCTCCTGAACAGAAGCCCTGGGTCAGGGGCCAGCCGCCGGAGCTGCAGGAAATCGTAGACGGCGCCATCGCCCAGACTGCACGGCTTATCCGAACCGCCCGTGCAGCCGGCATCCCGATCTTCTACACCGGCGACCGATTCCTCCCGGACGGCAGCGACTGTGGCATCAGGGGTGAGAAGTTTCCCAGCCTAGGCCAATACATGCGGGCAGGTCAGCCCTGGGTGGAGATAGACCCGCGGGTGGCCCCGGCGAGAGGCGAGCCTATCGTGTGGAAGCAGGCGGCTTCAGGATTCTTCGGGACATACCTGGTGCCGATGCTCGTGCAAAAGGGCATTGACACCTGCATCATCACGGGGTGCGCCACGAGCGGCTGTGTCAGAGCCACAGCTCTCGATGCCGTCTCAGCCAACTTCCGCACGGTTGTTGTGGAAGAGGGTGTTTGTGACAAAAACCTCTGGGCCCATAAGGCCAGCCTCTTTGACATCTGGAAGTACATCGCCACCGTGGCTCCTGCAGACGAGGTCGCGGCCTGGATGACAGAAGCTTCTAAGAAGCACTCCTAG